Genomic segment of Pleurocapsa minor HA4230-MV1:
CAGTCCTGCTACTATTGCTAATAGATTAATCACAGTAATAGCTTTAGCGGTAACAGGTTGGTTAAGTATTCGCAATCGTGATTATGAAGAAGCTGTTAATCGTTCCCAAGCTCAACTACGCACTCAAAAACAATTAGCTATTTTACGAGAAGATTTTGTTTCTACTTTAACTCACGATCTTAAAACTCCCTTATTGGGAGCGATTGAAACTATTAAAGCCTTTGAAAATGGTCAATTTGGCGCAATTACCCCCACCCAAGCCAAAGTTTTAACCATGATGAGCAATTCCCACCGCTCCAGCTTAGAATTAGTGCAGACTTTACTGGATGTTTATCGTAACGATACAGAAGGAATTCAACTCAAAAACGAAGCTGTAGACTTAAGTGCGATCGCATCACTAGTAATTAGTAATCTGATCGATCTAGCTACAGCTCGTCAAGTTTACCTTGTTTTGACTTACGGCGAGTCCAATTTTCGTTCTCGTTTTATGGTTAATGGTGATGCTTTGCAACTCCAACGAGTTTTTAATAATTTAATCATTAATGGCATTAATCATTCACCTCGTAATGGCAAAGTAGAAGTGCAATTAGTTAGCGATGGTAAGTTTCATATGATCAAGGTTATTGATGGAGGTAGAGGAATTACCACAACAGAATTGCCTTATCTATTTGAACGTTTTTATCAAGGAGGAAGCGATACACAACCAGCTAGTTTTTCTGCTCGTGCTTCGACTGGTTCTGGTTTAGGATTATATTTAGCTAGACAAATTATTAATGCCCATAAAGGTACAATTTGGGCAGAAAACCATTTACCTCAAGGTGCTATGTTTTGTTTTCGTTTACCAGCTATTTCCGAATAATAAATTTCTGAACGTGGAGTGGTTAATTATTGGAAATTGTAACCAAAAGATTTCTTTTACGAGACTTTATTCAAGAAGATGAACCTTTATTTTTCGCATATCGTGCCGATCCACGATCCGCTGAATTCTGTGCGCCAGAGAAATTAACGCCTAGCTATACACGGGAACTTCTAATCTTGTTTCACCAATGGGCAATTGAACAGCCTCGTCGCAACTATCAACTGGCGATCGCTAGCCGTCAAACTTCAGAGTTAATTGGCTGTTGTGGTTTGCGCCTTAAAGATTATAATTCGACCATAGCAGAATTTGGGATTGAATTAGCTCCTCAGTTTTGGAGTCGTTACGCATATGCGATTGAAGTTGGGCAAGCTGTGATTGAGTTTGGATTTAGAAATCTGGGTTTACAAGAGATTCGAGGTGTTACCATCAGTGCTAATATGCGTGTGGCACGTTTAGCGCAGCGTTATGGATTTATCCCAATTGGTAAGCATTCTAGTCCAGATTGGATGCTGGCGAGAGGATGGAGTCAAACTGAATGGCAACTTAAAAAAGAATGGTGGGAAAAAATATTTTATTAAAATTCTCTAAGGACTATTTGTAAGTGAAATAATTAGCTATGTTTTTTAACTTTTAATTTTTAATTTTTGACTTTTCCATGAATAATCTCCGCGTTTTGCTAGTAGAAGATGACGAACTATTTCGCCTCGGACTTGTAGTTAGATTACAACAGGAAAAAGGAATAGAAATTTTAGCAGAAGCGAACGATGGAGAAATGGCGGTTGAATTAACCAATCAATATTTACCTGATGTAGTTTTACTCGATGTTGGCTTACCAGGAATAGGCGGTGTAGAAGCTTGTCGTCAAATTAAACAATTACATCCTCAGATTCCCGTTTTAGTTTTAACTTCCCATTTCAAAAAACAACTAATTGAACAATTAATTGCAGCAGGTGCTTCAGGCTACTGTCTCAAAGGAATCGAAGCCGAAACCTTGATTTTAGCCTTACGTTCGGTTGCTACGGGTGCTTCTTGGTGGGATGCAGCCACAACCGCAGAAATTCGCTCTGCGTTTAAACCTACGCCAGTTCAAGAGGCTAAAGAAAACAATCCTTTGACTAGTAGAGAAACAGAAATTTTAGCTTTAATTGCAGCAGGAAAAAGCAATAATCAAATTGCTCAACAACTACATATTACTATCGGTACAGTTAGAGTTCACGTCCATGCGATCTTGCAAAAATTAGAAGTACGCGATCGCACTTCTGCTGCTATTATGGCAATTCAACAAAACTTAGTAACTCAAGCAGAATAATTCTTCAATTTGTAGAACTGATGCCCTAGTGTTTGATGCTGTTATGCTGCTTTCTCAAAATAGTTTCTAAAATTAAATAATTGCGATCGCTTACTGTAGCCTGCCAATGGGGTTCAATGATAATGGTGCCGATCTGTTCGACAATAATTGCTGCACCTTTGATACAGTCTTCTGGTTGTAAATCTTCACGGCGATAGATCTTGGCATCATGCCAACTATCAGCAGCAAACAGGGGAACTGATTCGATGGCTGTCGGTGATTCAGTCAATGGGCGAGTACGGGTGATAATTGCTTCTTCAGGTGTATCCATTGCTTGAACTAATTCTACAGAAGCCGATTCAATTACTAATTCCTTACCTGGTTGAATAAAACCGTAGCGAGTTTGATGTTCGGTGGCAAAATCTTGCTCCATGACTGCAAGATGGCTATTAAAGTTAATTGTTAAAGTTGAATCAGTTCCTAGATATTTCAGGTTTACTTTTTTAATTACTGTCGTATCGGGAGTTATATCTGTATCGATCGAGGAGGCAAACAAAGACTCTAGCTGTGGCATAATTTCAGGCTTGAGGATCATTTCTACCGACTCTACTTTAGTAGTACTGATATCTGCCAAACCAATACCATAGGCAGAAAGTACCCCTGCATAGGGATGAATCAAGATTTTACTCATGCCCAAGTTATCTGCAACTAAACAGGCTACCTGCGCCCCCGCACCTCCAAAGCAGCAAAGGACATAGCGGGTGACATCATAACCCCGTTGTAGACTAATCTTTTTAATCGCATTTGCCATGTTAGCTACAGCGATCGCCATAAAGCCAGAAGCAACCTGTTCGGGTGTAAGATTATTACCCGTAGCAGTATTAATTGTTGCTGTGAGTTCGGTAAATTTTTGCAGCACGATTTCTCGATCTAAAGGCTGATTGGCATCTTGACCAAAGACAGCAGGAAAGTATTGAGGCTGAATCTTACCCAACATGACATTAGCATCGGTGATAGTTAACGCTCCGCCACGGCGATAGCAGGCAGGGCCAGGGTTTGAACCACCTGATTCGGGGCCAACACGGTAGCTTGCACCATCAAAAGCCAGAATTGAGCCACCTCCCGCTGCGATAGTATGAATAGCTAGTACAGGAACTCGCATTCGCGCCCCAGCAATCTCTGAATCTAATTTTCGTTCGTATTCTCCTGCATAGTGGGCTACATCCGTACTTGTTCCCCCCATGTCGAAGGTGACAATACGCTTAAAACCTGCTCGCTGACTAGTTTGGACTGCTCCGACAATACCCCCTGCTGGGCCACTGAGAATGCTATCTTTACCTTGAAAATCGTTAGCAGAGACTAAACCACCATCGGATTTCATAAACATCAATTGAGTATCGGGTAGCCGATCGGTAATGCGGTCAATATAACGACGTAAAATCGGTGTTAGATAAGCATCAACGACAGTGGTATCTCCTCGACTTACCAGTTTCATTAACGGGCTAACTTGATGAGAGATGGAGATCTGAGTAAAGCCAATTTCTTCAGCAATCTCGGCTACTTGAAGTTCATGGTTTGGATAGCGATAACCATGCATCAAAACGATCGCACAGCAGTCAATTCCTGTTTCATATACAGCCTGTAGATCTTGTCTAACCTGTTGAGTATCTACAGGCTTTAATTCATTACCCTGAGCATCATATCGAGCATCAATTTCCAGCACGGATTCATACAGCATACTGGGGAGAATGATTTCACGGGCAAAGATATCGGGGCGATTTTGATAGCCAATACGTAGGGCATCTTTAAAACCCTTAGTAATTAATAATACTAGGCGATCGCCTTTTCGTTCCAGTAAGGCATTAGTCGCTACTGTCGTCCCCATTTTGACTACTTCGATTTGCTCTGTGGGAATCGGTTCATCAGAGGCAATGCCCATCATCGTTCTAATTCCTTGAATCGGCGCATCCTGATATTGTTCTGGGTTCTCCGAGAGCAGTTTATGGACAATAATCTGACCTTGTGGAGTTTTTGCCACGATATCGGTAAATGTCCCCCCGCGATCTATATAAAATTGCCATTGCCCAAGAGTCATGATGTATGAAATGTTTTAATGTTGGCTACAGATAGGGAAGTTGGGGAGTTGGGGAGTTGGGGAGTTGGGGAAATAGGGAAATAGGGAAATAGGGAAATAGGGGAGATTAATTTGTATTACTATTTTTGTATTTTCTCTACTTTACTCAGCATAAAGTAGAACT
This window contains:
- a CDS encoding HAMP domain-containing histidine kinase, whose amino-acid sequence is MKNKYSKFINRFHPLAWLIILTFALVIFLEYSTPPEYVFGYLYTGTILLANYGLGKKNIWQITLAAIALTIFNLFFPNFEPHSPATIANRLITVIALAVTGWLSIRNRDYEEAVNRSQAQLRTQKQLAILREDFVSTLTHDLKTPLLGAIETIKAFENGQFGAITPTQAKVLTMMSNSHRSSLELVQTLLDVYRNDTEGIQLKNEAVDLSAIASLVISNLIDLATARQVYLVLTYGESNFRSRFMVNGDALQLQRVFNNLIINGINHSPRNGKVEVQLVSDGKFHMIKVIDGGRGITTTELPYLFERFYQGGSDTQPASFSARASTGSGLGLYLARQIINAHKGTIWAENHLPQGAMFCFRLPAISE
- a CDS encoding GNAT family N-acetyltransferase, with amino-acid sequence MEIVTKRFLLRDFIQEDEPLFFAYRADPRSAEFCAPEKLTPSYTRELLILFHQWAIEQPRRNYQLAIASRQTSELIGCCGLRLKDYNSTIAEFGIELAPQFWSRYAYAIEVGQAVIEFGFRNLGLQEIRGVTISANMRVARLAQRYGFIPIGKHSSPDWMLARGWSQTEWQLKKEWWEKIFY
- a CDS encoding response regulator transcription factor — its product is MNNLRVLLVEDDELFRLGLVVRLQQEKGIEILAEANDGEMAVELTNQYLPDVVLLDVGLPGIGGVEACRQIKQLHPQIPVLVLTSHFKKQLIEQLIAAGASGYCLKGIEAETLILALRSVATGASWWDAATTAEIRSAFKPTPVQEAKENNPLTSRETEILALIAAGKSNNQIAQQLHITIGTVRVHVHAILQKLEVRDRTSAAIMAIQQNLVTQAE
- a CDS encoding hydantoinase/oxoprolinase family protein; protein product: MTLGQWQFYIDRGGTFTDIVAKTPQGQIIVHKLLSENPEQYQDAPIQGIRTMMGIASDEPIPTEQIEVVKMGTTVATNALLERKGDRLVLLITKGFKDALRIGYQNRPDIFAREIILPSMLYESVLEIDARYDAQGNELKPVDTQQVRQDLQAVYETGIDCCAIVLMHGYRYPNHELQVAEIAEEIGFTQISISHQVSPLMKLVSRGDTTVVDAYLTPILRRYIDRITDRLPDTQLMFMKSDGGLVSANDFQGKDSILSGPAGGIVGAVQTSQRAGFKRIVTFDMGGTSTDVAHYAGEYERKLDSEIAGARMRVPVLAIHTIAAGGGSILAFDGASYRVGPESGGSNPGPACYRRGGALTITDANVMLGKIQPQYFPAVFGQDANQPLDREIVLQKFTELTATINTATGNNLTPEQVASGFMAIAVANMANAIKKISLQRGYDVTRYVLCCFGGAGAQVACLVADNLGMSKILIHPYAGVLSAYGIGLADISTTKVESVEMILKPEIMPQLESLFASSIDTDITPDTTVIKKVNLKYLGTDSTLTINFNSHLAVMEQDFATEHQTRYGFIQPGKELVIESASVELVQAMDTPEEAIITRTRPLTESPTAIESVPLFAADSWHDAKIYRREDLQPEDCIKGAAIIVEQIGTIIIEPHWQATVSDRNYLILETILRKQHNSIKH